One part of the Vicia villosa cultivar HV-30 ecotype Madison, WI linkage group LG6, Vvil1.0, whole genome shotgun sequence genome encodes these proteins:
- the LOC131613622 gene encoding uncharacterized protein LOC131613622 — MNPSAEEVVNLDDLSDNDLITTVMPGIAKRLWSRKGKFVDISPMKRYEIKKLSARVPDAPLDNISFHSVDSVEQWKYVYQRRIALERELGKYAFECHEIMEMISYAGLMKTITRFAKCYEDIVKEFIVNIPVDCADLEEESLGKFMLEVDVLNSHLLSSIDIWKKVKMNKVNTWPVKDKLPASKLSVKYAILHRIGAANWVPTNNSSVISVSLGKFIYAVGSKKAFDYGAYIFYQTVKHADTCAVKMHISFPTLICCTILNQHPWILLSTDVISKRESVLSLHFKLFTRKHVLNIAMTSTYVDNKTSTKAEMIFELVEVCKELDEAINVISTRKLKFEKMIKDLKKVDSVGEEVGYEVRNSDDEEGSSDAAGTAGLEDS; from the exons ATGAACCCTTCTGCTGAAGAAGTTGTGAATCTGGATGATCTGTCTGACAATGATCTTATCACTACTGTAATGCCTGGAATTGCTAAGAGACTTTGGTCTAGAAAAGGAAAATTTGTG GACATCTCCCCTATGAAGAGATATGAGATAAAGAAACTCTCTGCCAGAGTGCCTGATGCCCCTCTTGACAACATTTCGTTTCACTCTGTAGACAGTGTTGAGCAATGGAAATATGTTTACCAAAGGAGGATTGCCCTTGAAAGAGAATTGGGAAAATATGCTTTTGAGTGTCATGAGATTATGGAGATGATTTCTTATGCTGGTTTAATGAAGACTATAACTAGATTTGCTAAATGCTATGAGGATATTGTGAAGGAGTTCATTGTTAATATTCCTGTGGATTGCGCTGACCTAGAAGAAGAGAGTTTAGGAAAGTTTATGCTAGAGGTAGATGTGTTGAATTCTCACCTGCTATCATCAATTGATATCTGGAAAAAAGTGAAGATGAACAAG GTGAATACATGGCCTGTGAAGGACAAGCTCCCAGCTAGTAAATTGAGTGTCAAATATGCCATCCTACATAGAATTGGAGCTGCAAATTGGGTCCCTACCAATAACTCTTCAGTTATCTCGGTTAGTTTAGGAAAATTTATTTATGCAGTTGGAAGCAAGAAGGCTTTTGATTACGGTGCCTACATTTTTTATCAAACTGTGAAGCATGCTGACACATGTGCAGTAAAGATGCATATTTCCTTTCCTACTCTCATTTGTTGTACTATCCTCAATCAACATCCTTGGATTCTTCTTAGTACTGATGTAATATCCAAAAGGGAGTCTGTTTTGTCCCTTCATTTTAAACTGTTTACACGTAAGCATGTCCTTAACATTGCCATGACATCTACATATGTTGATAACAAGACCTCAACCAAGGCTGAAATGATTTTTGAACTAGTGGAGGTTTGCAAAGAACTTGATGAAGCTATCAATGTTATCTCAACAAGGAAGCTTAAGTTTGAAAAGATGATCAAGGATCTGAAGAAGGTTGACAGTGTTGGTGAGGAAGTGGGTTATGAAGTAAGAAATTCTGATGATGAGGAGGGAAGTTCTGATGCTGCTGGGACTGCTGGTCTTGAAGACAGTTAG